The Comamonas endophytica sequence CCGGTTCTTCCAATGCCTGGATGAGGAAAGAATGGCTGGCGCCCCGCAGCGATGGAGCGGGACGCCAGTGAACGCAGCCTGGCGCAGTCGGCACGATTCTAGGGTTTCCCCTTAACCTGCATGCGCTACCCCGGTACTAGCGCGTCAGACCATGCCGCTTGTGTCGGTGCGGGCATGCAGCACAATGGGAGCTTGTTCGACCCTAGCTGATGGATTTCATGAAGCGCTCCTGGCTTTTGTTTTCCCAGGCCGTGACCGTGATGGTTGCCGCCTATTTCGTTGTCGCGACGCTGCAGCCGGACTGGCTGCGCGGCTACACGACCCGCTCCAGCGCCGGCGTGGCGCTGGTCGAGGCTCCGGCCCTGCCCGCGGGCACGACCGCGCCCGGCAGCTTCAGCGCTGCCGCGCGCAAGGCCGCGCCGGCGGTGGTGAGCATCAACACCAGCAAGGCCGTGCGCCACCCGCGCAGCAACGACCCCTGGTTCCAGTTCTTCTTTGGCGACCAGGGCCCGCAGGAGCAGACCGGCCTGGGCAGCGGCGTCATCATCAGCCCTGACGGCTACATCCTGACCAACAACCATGTGGTCGAAGGCGCGGACGACATCGAGGTCACGCTCACCGACAGCCGCCAGGCCAAGGCCAGCGTCATCGGCACCGATCCCGAAACCGATCTCGCCATCCTGAAGATCGCGCTCGACAAGCTGCCGGTGATCGTGCTGGGCAATTCCGACCAGTTGGCCGTCGGCGACCAGGTGCTGGCCATCGGCAACCCCTTTGGCGTGGGCCAGACCGTGACCAGCGGCATCGTCAGCGCGCTGGGCCGCAGCCAGCTGGGCATCAACACCTTCGAGAACTTCATCCAGACCGATGCCGCGATCAACCCCGGCAATTCGGGCGGCGCGCTGGTCGACGTGAACGGCAACCTGCTGGGCATCAACACCGCGATCTACTCGCGCTCCGGCGGCAGCATGGGCATCGGCTTTGCCATTCCGGTGTCGACCGCCAAGCTGGTGCTCGACAGCATCGTCAAGGAAGGCCACGTGACGCGCGGCTGGATCGGCGTCGAGCCCAACGAACTGTCGCCCGAGCTGGCCGAGACCTTCGGCGTCAAGCCCGGCGCGGGCGTGATCGTCACCGGCGTGCTGCAGGCCGGCCCCGCGGCCCAGGCCGGCATGCGCCCGGGCGACGTGATCCTGCAGGTGCAGGGCAAGGCGGTGCGCACCGTCTCCGAGCTGCTCACCACCGTCGCCGGCCTGACGCCCGGCACCGCCGCCGACTTCCAGCTGCGCCGCGGCGATGGCGAAGTCACGATCCAGGTCACACCGACTGCGCGCCCGAACCAGGTGCAGCGCGGCCAGCGCCGGTAAGCCAATTCACGGCAAAGAAAAAGCGGCCCGCGGGCCGCTTTTTCATGCGCTGTGCAGAAGCTACTTCTCCACCGGGGTCGATGGCTGCTCCTCGTCACT is a genomic window containing:
- a CDS encoding Do family serine endopeptidase: MKRSWLLFSQAVTVMVAAYFVVATLQPDWLRGYTTRSSAGVALVEAPALPAGTTAPGSFSAAARKAAPAVVSINTSKAVRHPRSNDPWFQFFFGDQGPQEQTGLGSGVIISPDGYILTNNHVVEGADDIEVTLTDSRQAKASVIGTDPETDLAILKIALDKLPVIVLGNSDQLAVGDQVLAIGNPFGVGQTVTSGIVSALGRSQLGINTFENFIQTDAAINPGNSGGALVDVNGNLLGINTAIYSRSGGSMGIGFAIPVSTAKLVLDSIVKEGHVTRGWIGVEPNELSPELAETFGVKPGAGVIVTGVLQAGPAAQAGMRPGDVILQVQGKAVRTVSELLTTVAGLTPGTAADFQLRRGDGEVTIQVTPTARPNQVQRGQRR